The following proteins come from a genomic window of Anguilla rostrata isolate EN2019 chromosome 17, ASM1855537v3, whole genome shotgun sequence:
- the thoc6 gene encoding THO complex subunit 6 homolog, with protein sequence MGPVELLHMSVFSQSFSHCGRFLAAGNNYGEIAVFSLSSALSPEATKISQKPILTFTAHEAPVFSLLSTDTHLLSAGNGEISAWSWAELTKRNTKSIWTRRPQYKSSLEIPEINAMIINPRDNSLVVGGGDNNVHIMDLESGVFKSVLQGHSDYIHCLSIREREGEILSGGEDGAVRIWDSRTGQTVHCIEVYKYEDCARPQYGKWISCLATDSEWMLCGGGPALSLWHLRTLSPTSVFPLSGCQRQAAFYQDLILSVGEGKVVSHCLMGGEVKSLIPCTPPSLNTLAINTNSTEHRVLTVGGSSDQIDVFTNLSYRAFSLSF encoded by the exons atGGGTCCAGTTGAA CTTCTTCACATGTCCGTATTCTCCCAGAGCTTCTCTCACTGCGGCCGTTTCTTAGCTGCAGGGAACAATTATGGGGAGATCGCTGTGTTCAG TCTGTCCTCCGCTCTCAGTCCAGAGGCCACCAAAATCAGTCAGAAACCCATCTTAACCTTCACTG cGCATGAAGCTCCTGTGTTCTCCCTCCTTTCCACTGACACCCACCTCCTGAGCGCGGGGAACGGAGAGATCAGCGCCTGGAGCTGGGCGGAACTGACCAAGAGG AACACTAAATCTATTTGGACAAGGAGACCACAGTACAA ATCGAGTCTAGAGATTCCGGAGATAAATGCTATGATCATTAATCCAAGA GACAACAGTCTGGTCGTAGGCGGGGGAGACAACAACGTCCACATCATGGACCTGGAGAGCGGAGTCTTCAAG TCGGTGTTACAGGGCCATAGTGACTACATCCACTGCCTGAgcatcagggagagagagggagagatcctGTCTGGAGGAGAGGACGGAGCCGTCAGGATATGGG ACTCCAGGACCGGACAAACTGTGCACTGTATAGAGGTCTACAAGTACGAG GATTGTGCACGGCCCCAGTATGGAAAGTGGATCAGCTGTCTCGCTACTGATTCCGAGTGGATG CTCTGCGGAGGCGGGCCGGCCCTGTCGCTATGGCACCTGCGCACCCTCTCGCCCACTTCCGTTTTCCCGCTTTCTGGCTGTCAGCGACAAGCAGCTTTCTACCAGGACCTG ATCTTGTCTGTTGGAGAGGGGAAAGTTGTGTCCCACTGTCTCATGGGTGGGGAGGTAAAGTCGCTAATTCCGTGCACACCGCCATCGCTCAACACGCTGGCTATCAACAccaacagcactgagcacagg GTGctgacagtagggggcagcagtgacCAGATAGACGTTTTCACAAACTTGTCTTACAGAgcattttccctttctttctga
- the mmp25a gene encoding matrix metalloproteinase-25: MICKALCVTGTVLLCVSLGLSAPMADQYSRSVDWLTRYGYLLPPDPRTGLLQTKEGIHRALRQMQRFAGLNETGELDAATVFLMSTPRCSLPDIVGTGDLRRRRRKRYALSGLQWDKTDLTWSVESYPSPSTSPSLRPELVVLILTYALKTWGDVTPLRFHPLPRRGGAGGGRREEGDIKVSFARSFHNDGYPFDGKGGTLAHAFFPGRSDLAGDVHFDDEEAWTHPGSPRFRGSTDLFTVAVHEFGHALGLSHSSSDASIMRPYYQGPVGDISSFRLPEDDRLGIQTLYGNRGGLMTPPPDSPATPSLPRPPTPPSPRPTKHLDPSHLDRCEGGYDAVANIRGEVFFFKGPYFWRVQRSGSLVSLSPALICNFWKGLPRETRRIDAVYERKGDSRIVFFIGDQYWVFKDTSPLHGYPRPLSDWGLLSGDGRPSERVGAAFVWAHNGKTYLFSGGEFWRFDEGGRGARTLNTGYPRPTSLWGGVPTDPDDIMSWTDGDTYFFKNNSYWVVKSGGLDHETVTPKSIAVDWMRCPPSSTPTQLSGSCNARAWKCNCTRNRTVLIQASYWLILFSLTLIFWSLLTH, translated from the exons ATGATTTGCAAGGCGCTTTGTGTAACTGGTACCGTGCTTCTGTGCGTCTCCTTGGGACTCAGCGCGCCTATGGCAGACCAGTACTCCCGGAGTGTG GACTGGCTGACGCGGTATGGGTACCTGTTACCGCCAGACCCGCGAACAGGCCTGCTCCAGACCAAGGAGGGGATTCACCGGGCTCTTCGACAGATGCAGAGATTCGCTGGCCTGAATGAAACAGGGGAGCTGG ACGCCGCCACCGTTTTCCTCATGTCCACTCCGCGCTGTTCCCTCCCCGACATCGTGGGAACGGGAGACCtgcgcaggaggaggaggaagcgaTACGCCTTGTCGGGGCTGCAGTGGGACAAGACGGACCTCACCTGGAG TGTCGAGAgctatccctctccctccacctctccgtctctccgccCCGAGTTAGTGGTGCTCATCCTGACCTACGCCCTCAAAACGTGGGGCGACGTTACCCCGCTGCgctttcaccccctcccccgtcgggggggagcgggcggagggaggagggaggaaggggacaTCAAGGTGTCCTTCGCGCGGTCCTTTCACAACGACGGGTACCCCTTCGACGGCAAGGGCGGCACGCTCGCCCACGCCTTCTTCCCGGGGCGGTCCGACCTCGCCGGGGACGTGCACTTCGACGACGAGGAGGCCTGGACTCACCCCGGCTCGCCGA GATTCCGTGGCAGTACAGACCTCTTCACAGTGGCCGTCCATGAGTTCGGCCATGCCCTGGGCCTCTCCCATTCGTCCTCTGATGCGTCAATCATGAGGCCCTATTACCAAGGCCCTGTGGGGGATATCAGTAGCTTCAGACTTCCTGAGGATGACAGGCTAGGCATCCAGACACTCTATG GAAACAGAGGAGGATTGATGACTCCACCTCCAGATTCCCCTGCCACTCCCAGTTTGCCCCGCCCTCCAACTCCTCCATCTCCAAGACCAACAAAACA CCTAGATCCATCTCATCTGGATCGCTGTGAGGGAGGCTATGATGCTGTGGCCAATATCCGAGGAGAAGTGTTCTTCTTTAAGG GTCCGTATTTCTGGCGGGTCCAGCGGTCGGGATCCCTGGTGTCGCTTTCCCCGGCTCTGATCTGCAACTTCTGGAAGGGGCTCCCCCGCGAAACCCGCCGAATCGACGCTGTCTACGAGAGGAAGGGCGACAGCCGCATAGTCTTCTTCATCG GTGACCAGTACTGGGTCTTCAAGGACACGTCCCCCCTCCATGGGTACCCCCGCCCCCTGTCAGACTGGGGGTTGCTCTCAGGCGATGGGAGGCCGTCTGAGAGGGTGGGGGCGGCGTTCGTGTGGGCACATAACGGAAAGACCTACCTGTTCAGCGGAGGGGAGTTCTGGAGGTTTgatgaaggagggaggggggcaaggACTCTGAATACGGGCTACCCCAGACCTACCTCCCTCTGGGGCGGGGTTCCCACTGACCCCGATGACATCATGAGCTGGACTGATG GGGACACTTACTTCTTCAAGAACAACTCCTATTGGGTGGTGAAGAGTGGAGGATTGGATCATGAAACTGTCACTCCTAAATCTATCGCAGTTGATTGGATGAGATGTCCGCCTTCTTCGACTCCTACCCAGTTATCAGGCAGCTGCAATGCTAGGGCCTGGAAGTGCAACTGTACCAGGAACAGAACTGTCCTAATTCAGGCCTCCTATTGGCTAATCTTATTTTCCCTCACTTTGATATTCTGGTCTCTTTTAACTCATTGA
- the srrm2 gene encoding serine/arginine repetitive matrix protein 2, which yields MYNGIGLTTPRGSGTNGYVQRNLSSVRAKRTRDERGDERDEKDREKLENQLNRQPNAGILEHQRKRQLEVKCAELQDMMEEQGYSAEEIAEKVNSFRLMLQEKQEPPAPISDRPTVTETHALAAANQQKNDRLREAFGIATDYVDGSSFHPERKEREKEKREQERLERERQQQEQQKYVLVEDSEDSTSPSPRKQSRKKKRKKNKKRESSESPSPSPPREKKKSGKKKKKSSSEDRPKEKGKRKRSENESPTPRKQQRHRSVSSGSGQSQSPAPLREMRQNQPVRRVDEGRRGRSPGRRGRDSEGKSPGRSGVRERSPRQVSSPERGRRVEKEREKEREEKQQRRRHDSSSSSSSSSPKREKARRPRSREQEREREPPRERDQQRRREREESPRQSDRGREREDSPRQSDRGREREGSPRQSDRGREREGSPRQSDRGRERERERAKRQQRRSSGSSSSASPSPIANGRERERERERELDRDRVKEKEREREREKEREKARERDREREREKEKERDREREVEMEKEREREREKEREREREKEREREREKERQREREKEREREKERESAREREAEREKREKERNKERERERAKDGADERSAARPGGRPSSAADAPAPDSEDPRSRREREPDRPTRRDAAKERKEGEVRTEKEAKEQGRSKKEKKRSAKSSSSSSSSSSNTSSSDSDSDSSSSSSSSDSSTSSSSSSSSSSSSDGGGKEQRKRKAGAENQNAEKRGGSPPRSRPRASPPRNGEERGASRGPQRQSPAGPALAAPPGAGEGDRGRGGRSRGAERYSPTQEESSSPSPAREREAGRPGDLAQNPPADEGRGRRERERRSLTERQRDSSSPPRGSEGPSREPRARGGGRQSGQPPESRPEKQPEARDGGGTERYSPTERESASPAGSPGPGGKERYSPTQAERDGEQEEEEEKRKAVSPPALQERAGSTRTSSQNSTKRGRASEADVSPEKERETSPPPSRERARSSPSPRTGERGRDRSPPRPAQRDKEAPARRGSSSPSSSPPPPRRTPPLQYQDPPRPRRRSPLSPSPRQPGRRPGHARSPARHPLRSDRDRDRDLGRDRRYSPVSRRNRDRSRDRERDRSRDREGDRSRDRRARSRDRQRDRSRDRERDRTRDREGARSRDWERDRSRERRPRRSRSRSPRRRSPIYRPRRSPSPIRRRRSSRSLSRERERERERERERNREREREKEREREREKEREERRVKTPPKDAPARSPSSSSSSSSSSSSSSSSSSDSGEEGAEEPRKDVTDRGTEAEAEKGSRPEREDGQRGDDGEMAKRGSLSPAASPGLRVPQEQSGQSEPRSQAREPSVDRSAGSRSPAVREAEPGGSPRAKPTGPPVSSASERSPGQQSPPEKPLNGPPDGEEPAKPDRKKSSSSSGSSSSSSSSSSSSSSSSDSSGSDSEEEKEKKAAAAGQSSSSSSSSESEKDDGKKSPPRRPRVPADSLRDSRSLSYSPPLRRRRPAPSPPAHRSSRKSQSRSPTRKRRK from the exons ATGTACAACGGCATTGGACTGACCACCCCTAGGGGCAGCGGGACCAACGGCTATGTCCAGCGCAACCTCTCCAGCGTGCGCGCCAAGCGAACCAGAGATGAGAGGGGGGACGAGCGGGATGAGAAGGACCGGGAGAAGCTGGAGAACCAGCTGAACCGCCAGCCTAACGCTGGCATCCTGGAGCACCAGCGGAAGAGGCAGCTGGAGGTCAAATGTGCTGAGCTGCAAGACATGATGGAGGAGCAAGG GTACTCTGCGGAGGAAATTGCAGAGAAGGTGAACAGCTTCCGGCTCATGCTACAGGAGAAACAGGAACCCCCGGCCCCCATCTCTGACAGACCTAC GGTGACAGAGACTCACGCCCTGGCGGCGGCCAACCAGCAGAAGAACGACCGCCTGAGGGAGGCATTCGGCATCGCCACGGACTATGTGGACGGCTCGTCCTTCCACCCCGAGcgcaaggagagggagaaggagaagagggagcaggagaggctggagagggagcgacagcagcaggagcagcagaaaTACGT GCTAGTGGAGGATTCTGAGGactccacctccccctctcctcgcAAGCAGAGTcggaagaaaaagaggaagaaaaacaagaagaggGAAAG TTCCGagagcccctccccttcccctccacgGGAAAAGAAGAAATctggaaagaagaagaaaaaaag CTCATCGGAGGATAGACCgaaggagaaagggaagaggaagaggagtgaaAACGAGTCCCCCACACCGCGCAAACAGCAGCGTCACCGCAGTGTGTCCTCCGGCTCGGGGCAAAG CCAATCGCCCGCCCCGCTGAGAGAGATGCGGCAGAACCAGCCAGTCAGGAGGGTGGatgaggggcggagggggcggtcCCCtggcaggagggggcgggacagTGAGGGGAAAAGCCCTGGGCGGTCGGGCGTTCGAGAG AGGTCTCCCAGACAGGTCAGCAGTCCCGAACgagggagaagagtagagaaggaacgagagaaagagagggaggagaagcaGCAGCGGAGGAGGCATGACTCCTcaagctcctcttcctcctcctcccccaagAGGGAGAAAGCCAGACGTCCGAGGAGCCGGGAGCAGGAACGAGAGAGGGAGCCGCCTCGGGAAAGAGACcaacagaggaggagagagagggaggagtccCCCAGACAGagcgacagagggagagagagggaggactcCCCCAGACAGagcgacagagggagagagagggagggctccCCCAGACAGagcgacagagggagagagagggagggctccCCCAGACAGagcgacagagggagagagagggagcgagagcgAGCGAAAAGGCAGCAGAGGCGATCTTCTGGTTCGTCGTCCTCCgcttctccctcccccatcgCCAAcggccgagagagagagagggagcgcgagAGGGAACTGGATAGAGACAGGGTGAaggagaaagagcgagagagggagagggagaaggagagagagaaagccagggaaagggacagagagagggagagggagaaagagaaggaacgggacagagaaagagaggtggagatggagaaagagagggaacgggagagggagaaagagagagaacgggagagggagaaagagagagaacgggagagggagaaagagaggcaacgggagagggagaaagagagggaacgggagaaggagagggaaagtgcccgggagagagaggcggagagggagaagcgggaaaaggagaggaacaaagagcgggagagggagcgggcgaAGGACGGCGCCGACGAGAGGAGCGCGGCGCGGCCCGGCGGGCGCCCTTCCTCCGCGGCCGACGCGCCCGCCCCCGACTCGGAGGACCCGCGCTCGCGGAGAGAGCGGGAGCCCGACAGGCCGACGCGCAGGGATGCCGcgaaggagaggaaagagggggaggtgagAACGGAGAAGGAGGCGAAGGAGCAGGGGAGGAGCAAGAAGGAGAAGAAACGGAGCGCCaagtccagcagcagcagcagcagcagcagcagcaacaccagCAGCAGCGACAGCGACAGTGacagctcctcctcttcttcctcttcggATTCgtccacctcctcttcctcctcgtcctcttcgTCTTCCTCGTCCGACGGAGGAGGGAaggaacagaggaagagaaaggccGGCGCGGAGAACCAGAACGCTGAAAAAAGGGGCGGGTCCCCGCCCCGGTCCCGCCCTCGAGCTTCGCCCCCGAGGAACGGCGAGGAGAGGGGAGCGTCCAGGGGACCGCAGAGGCAGTCGCCCGCGGGCCCGGCCCTGGCGGCCCCGCCCGGAGCCGGAGAGGGGGACcgcgggagaggggggcggagccgcggAGCCGAGAGATACTCCCCCACTCAGGAGgagagctcctccccctcccctgcgaGGGAAAGGGAGGCGGGAAGACCGGGCGACCTCGCCCAAAACCCGCCGGCGGACGAGGGGAGGGgccggagggagagggagcggcgCTCCCTGACGGAGCGGCAGCGGgactcctcctcccctcctcggGGCAGCGAGGGGCCGAGCCGCGAGCCCAGAGCTCGCGGGGGAGGCAGGCAGAGCGGCCAGCCGCCGGAGAGCCGCCCCGAGAAGCAGCCAGAGGCCAGAGACGGCGGGGGGACGGAGCGGTACTCGcccacggagagagagagcgccagCCCGGCAGGTTCGCCCGGGCCGGGGGGCAAGGAGCGGTACTCTCCCACCCAGGCCGAGAGGGatggggagcaggaggaggaggaggagaagaggaaggctGTGTCACCCCCTGCCCTTCAGGAAAGGGCCGGAAGCACCAGGACCTCTTCCCAAAACAGCACTAAGCGAGGGAGGGCGTCCGAGGCGGACGTTTCCcctgaaaaagagagggagacctCACCCCCGCCTTCGAGGGAGAGGGCGCGCTCGTCCCCTTCCCCCAggacgggggagagggggcgggaccGCAGCCCCCCTCGCCCGGCACAGAGAGACAAGGAGGCCCCGGCCCGCCGCGGCtcgtcctctccctcctcctcccccccccctcctcgccgcACCCCGCCCCTTCAGTACCAggacccgccccgcccccgccgccgctcgcccctctcccccagccccaggcAGCCTGGCCGAAGGCCTGGCCACGCCCGCTCTCCGGCCCGACACCCCCTGCGCTCCGACAGGGACAGGGACCGCGACCTCGGCCGAGATAGGAGGTACTCTCCGGTGTCCCGGAGGAATAGGGACCGGTCCAGGGATCGGGAGAGGGACCGGTCCAGGGATCGGGAGGGGGACCGGTCCAGGGACCGGAGGGCTAGGTCCAGGGACCGTCAGAGGGACCGGTCCAGGGATCGAGAGAGGGACCGGACCAGGGATCGAGAAGGGGCCCGGTCGAGAGATTGGGAGAGGGACCGGTCCAGAGAGAGGAGACCAAGGAGAAGTCGGTCAAGGAGTCCAAGGAGGCGGAGCCCCATTTATCG GCCGCGAcgttctccctctcccatcaggaggaggagaagcagccGCTCCTTGTCCAGGGAACGCGAGCGGGAACGCGAGCGGGAacgagagaggaacagagagcgagagcgagagaaggagagagagagggaaagggagaaggaaagagaggagagaagagttAAGACTCCGCCCAAAGATGCCCCTgctcgctctccctcttcctcctcctcctccagctcctcttcTAGTTCATCGTCCTCTTCGTCTTCTGACTCCGGCgaggaaggggcggaggagCCCAGGAAGGACGTGACTGACAGAGGGACGGAGGCGGAGGCCGAGAAGGGGAGCAGGCCGGAAAGGGAAGACGGGCAGCGGGGAGACGACGGAGAAATGGCGAAAAGGGGATCCCTTTCGCCCGCTGCTTCACCCGGGCTGAGGGTTCCCCAGGAACAATCCGGCCAATCAGAACCCAGGTCTCAGGCCAGGGAACCGAGCGTCGACCGATCGGCGGGCTCCAGATCCCCTGCTGTGAGGGAAGCGGAGCCCGGGGGATCGCCGAGAGCGAAGCCGACCGGCCCGCCGGTGTCCAGCGCCTCCGAGCGCAGCCCCGGCCAGCAGAGTCCGCCCGAGAAGCCGCTGAACGGGCCGCCGGACGGGGAGGAGCCGGCGAAGCCCGATCGGAAGAAGAGTAGCAGCAGCTCCGGTTCTTCGTCgtcgtcctcttcctcgtcgtcctcatcatcttcttcctctgatagttctggttctgattcggaggaggagaaaga GAAGAAGGCTGCAGCCGCGGGCCAGTCCTCTTCGTCCTCGTCCTCCAGTGAAAGTGAAAAGGACGATGGGAAGAAAAG CCCACCCCGCCGTCCAAGGGTACCGGCAGATTCGCTGCGAGACTCCCGTTCCCTCAGCTACTCTCCTCCTCTGAGGCGAAGGCGACCGGCACCGTCCCCACCTGCGCACAG GAGCAGCAGGAAGTCACAGAGCCGATCTCCTACCCGAAAACGAAGGAAATGA